The following proteins are co-located in the Sulfitobacter guttiformis genome:
- a CDS encoding glycosyltransferase family 2 protein: protein MSARTVSVIIVSRGRPDALRRCLTAVAQLQYRPFEVVVVACPEGVAVTETQDVLPQIKCIAFDEANISAARNLALIHAAGEIVAFIDDDAVPEPQWLRHLVAPALRSDVGAMGGFVRGRNGISFQYKARTLDHQGTPQEVELDPLQATVLVPPKGRAIKTEGTNMAFRRDALVGIGGFDPAFRFYLDETDVNMRMARAGYATALVPLAQVHHGFAESARRRDDRVPRDLFEIGASWAVFQRKHIANDERAEHWTKQVGAERKRLLEHMVAGRLEPRDVRRLMKGLHAGYAQGQTRTFGSVTVARHPVLPFRPAAVLPRKAGFVAVRALQGAAAINAAAARAKEGSIETVLVLSLTALFHRVTFEQQGVWVQRGGLFGRAERSEPIFRLTTKSRRAARERRRVAQLRGLEDA, encoded by the coding sequence ATGAGCGCGCGAACGGTCAGTGTCATTATCGTAAGCCGTGGAAGGCCTGACGCCCTCAGGCGATGCTTGACCGCTGTGGCCCAGCTGCAATACCGCCCGTTCGAGGTAGTGGTCGTTGCTTGTCCTGAGGGGGTCGCGGTGACCGAAACGCAAGATGTGCTGCCGCAGATCAAATGCATCGCCTTTGATGAAGCAAACATATCGGCAGCCCGCAATCTGGCACTGATCCATGCCGCGGGCGAAATTGTTGCGTTCATCGACGATGATGCTGTGCCGGAGCCGCAATGGCTACGCCATCTGGTGGCGCCAGCGCTGCGCAGCGATGTAGGTGCAATGGGTGGCTTTGTGCGTGGGCGTAATGGAATAAGCTTCCAGTACAAGGCGCGGACGCTGGACCATCAGGGCACACCGCAAGAGGTGGAACTCGACCCGTTGCAGGCGACTGTGCTGGTGCCGCCAAAAGGGCGTGCGATAAAGACAGAAGGCACTAATATGGCCTTTAGACGCGATGCGCTGGTGGGGATTGGCGGTTTCGACCCGGCATTCCGGTTCTATCTGGACGAGACGGATGTAAACATGCGGATGGCGCGGGCGGGGTATGCCACCGCATTAGTACCGCTGGCGCAGGTGCATCATGGTTTTGCGGAGAGTGCGCGGCGCCGTGATGATCGTGTCCCGCGTGATCTGTTCGAGATAGGCGCTAGTTGGGCGGTATTCCAGCGCAAGCACATCGCTAATGATGAACGCGCCGAACACTGGACCAAGCAAGTGGGAGCGGAGCGCAAGCGGCTTTTGGAGCATATGGTGGCTGGAAGGCTGGAGCCCCGTGATGTGCGGCGGCTGATGAAAGGGCTTCACGCTGGATACGCGCAGGGGCAAACCCGCACTTTCGGCAGTGTCACGGTTGCGCGCCATCCTGTGCTGCCGTTCCGACCCGCTGCCGTCCTGCCGCGCAAAGCAGGTTTTGTTGCGGTACGTGCGCTGCAGGGCGCGGCGGCGATCAATGCTGCGGCCGCGCGTGCAAAGGAAGGTTCAATAGAGACTGTTCTGGTGCTATCACTGACGGCGCTGTTTCACCGCGTTACATTCGAACAGCAGGGCGTCTGGGTTCAGCGGGGCGGTCTGTTCGGGCGGGCAGAGCGAAGCGAGCCGATTTTTCGCCTTACAACAAAATCGCGGCGCGCAGCGCGGGAGCGGAGGCGGGTCGCACAGCTGCGTGGGCTGGAAGACGCCTAA
- a CDS encoding DUF5927 domain-containing protein, whose amino-acid sequence MTASLGVAMLVHTALGRAEKVARHWAAGNVPVVIHVDRKVPTEKYNNFVAALGDVPNVLFSKRFRCEWGTWGIVAASQATSELLLASFSDVRHVYLASGSCLPLRPVHELIEYLSNRPRTDFIESATTADVPWTVGGLDEERFTMRFPFSWKKNRFLFDTAVNLQRRLGIKRRMPHGLVPHMGSQWWCLTRQTLSAILQDPERATYDRYFRHVWIPDESYFQTLARLYSTNVESRSLTLSKFDFQGKPHIFYDDHLQLLRRSDCFVARKIWPYADRLYEAFLTDADGAMKRTEPNPGKIDRIFAKAVERRTRGRSGLYMQSRFPNEDWENGVTAAEFSMFQGFSELFENFETWLHNATGARVHGHIFAPERVHFAEGQTTLNGALSDNAAQRDYNAKAFLTNLIWNTRGERQCFQFGPQDNQDVIWRIAKDPNAQISVITGAWSVPLFRSNMDFADIRRIAATLQKIESEHMDVLRSPYTKARVRIWTMAEFIEAPMEPLQGILDEIGYARIRRLSEAPKMVDLHGFGQFLQNLKNQGMHPYLMGDFPVERGPTSNTQVPRKPYLVK is encoded by the coding sequence ATGACTGCCTCGCTGGGTGTGGCCATGCTTGTGCATACGGCGCTGGGCCGTGCGGAGAAGGTTGCCCGTCACTGGGCGGCCGGAAATGTACCCGTCGTGATTCACGTGGACCGCAAAGTCCCTACCGAGAAATATAATAACTTTGTAGCTGCCCTCGGCGATGTTCCTAACGTGCTGTTCAGCAAACGCTTCCGCTGTGAGTGGGGAACGTGGGGAATTGTTGCAGCATCGCAGGCCACGTCCGAGCTGTTGCTGGCGAGTTTTTCAGACGTGCGGCATGTGTACCTTGCTTCTGGCTCATGTTTGCCGCTGCGGCCGGTACATGAGTTGATCGAATACCTGTCAAACCGCCCGCGTACCGATTTTATCGAAAGCGCGACGACAGCAGATGTGCCTTGGACGGTGGGTGGTCTCGATGAGGAGCGGTTTACCATGCGGTTTCCCTTCTCTTGGAAGAAAAACCGGTTTCTGTTTGATACGGCTGTGAATTTACAGCGGCGGCTGGGTATCAAGCGGCGCATGCCTCATGGCTTGGTGCCGCATATGGGGTCGCAATGGTGGTGTCTGACTAGGCAAACTTTGTCCGCAATCCTGCAAGATCCCGAGCGTGCGACTTATGACAGATATTTCCGTCATGTCTGGATCCCCGATGAGAGCTACTTCCAGACGCTTGCGCGGCTTTACTCCACCAATGTAGAGAGCCGGTCGCTGACGCTGTCTAAGTTCGACTTTCAGGGCAAGCCGCATATTTTCTATGATGATCATCTGCAACTCTTACGCCGGTCAGATTGTTTTGTGGCGCGCAAGATCTGGCCATATGCTGACCGCTTGTACGAGGCATTTTTGACGGACGCCGACGGGGCGATGAAGCGGACAGAGCCCAATCCCGGCAAAATCGACCGCATCTTTGCGAAAGCGGTCGAGCGGCGGACACGGGGGCGTTCGGGCCTGTATATGCAAAGCCGCTTTCCCAACGAGGATTGGGAGAATGGTGTGACAGCAGCAGAATTCTCGATGTTTCAGGGGTTTTCCGAGCTGTTTGAGAATTTTGAAACGTGGCTTCACAATGCTACGGGCGCGCGTGTACATGGCCATATTTTTGCGCCGGAGCGGGTTCATTTTGCTGAGGGGCAAACAACGCTCAACGGCGCGCTGAGTGATAATGCAGCGCAGCGCGATTATAACGCGAAGGCGTTCCTGACTAATCTTATCTGGAACACACGCGGCGAGCGCCAGTGTTTCCAGTTTGGGCCGCAGGACAATCAGGATGTAATATGGCGCATCGCAAAAGACCCCAATGCGCAGATTTCGGTGATCACCGGTGCGTGGTCGGTTCCACTGTTCAGATCGAATATGGACTTTGCCGATATCCGGCGCATTGCTGCGACCCTGCAAAAGATTGAAAGCGAGCATATGGATGTCCTGCGCTCGCCCTACACAAAGGCGCGGGTACGGATCTGGACTATGGCAGAGTTTATCGAGGCCCCGATGGAACCCCTGCAGGGTATTCTGGACGAGATCGGATATGCACGTATCCGGCGCCTCTCAGAGGCGCCCAAAATGGTAGATTTGCATGGCTTCGGCCAATTCCTGCAAAACCTTAAAAATCAGGGGATGCACCCGTATTTAATGGGCGATTTCCCAGTTGAGCGAGGCCCGACATCCAACACTCAAGTCCCGCGCAAACCATATTTGGTGAAATAG
- the cysQ gene encoding 3'(2'),5'-bisphosphate nucleotidase CysQ, producing the protein MDYEKLTRVMRRLSLEAGDKIMEIYGMDDFDVKSKSDDSPVTAADEAADRIISDGLRAEFPDVLLVTEEQADTHSSTGDTFLIVDPLDGTKEFIHRRGDFTVNIALVEGGVPTRGVVYAPAKGRMFFTGAGGQSVEETGDFDKNVVGPMKAISVSNPDNSALMVVASKSHRDQATDDYIGKYTVKDMKSAGSSLKFCLVATGEADIYPRVGRTMEWDTAAGHAVLKGAGGDVVRFDDHSPLMYGKAGYANPFFIAYAPGVDLKDA; encoded by the coding sequence ATGGATTACGAAAAATTGACGCGTGTGATGCGGCGCCTGTCGCTTGAGGCGGGTGATAAGATTATGGAAATCTACGGGATGGATGATTTTGACGTTAAGTCTAAGTCGGATGATAGTCCCGTGACGGCTGCAGACGAAGCGGCTGACAGGATTATCTCTGACGGGCTTCGCGCCGAGTTTCCGGACGTTTTGCTTGTTACTGAAGAGCAGGCGGATACGCACAGCTCTACCGGCGATACATTTCTCATCGTGGATCCGCTGGACGGTACAAAGGAATTCATTCATCGGCGTGGCGATTTTACAGTCAACATTGCACTGGTCGAGGGCGGCGTACCAACACGTGGTGTTGTATATGCGCCTGCGAAAGGTCGGATGTTTTTCACCGGTGCAGGCGGTCAATCGGTTGAGGAAACCGGTGATTTTGACAAGAATGTCGTCGGCCCGATGAAGGCCATATCTGTCTCTAACCCAGACAATTCCGCGCTTATGGTGGTGGCAAGTAAGTCGCACCGCGATCAGGCGACAGACGACTATATCGGCAAATATACGGTCAAGGATATGAAGAGCGCGGGCAGCTCGCTCAAATTCTGTCTGGTGGCGACGGGCGAGGCCGACATTTACCCGCGTGTAGGTCGCACGATGGAATGGGACACAGCAGCGGGTCATGCTGTCCTTAAAGGGGCTGGTGGAGACGTGGTCCGATTTGATGATCACTCCCCGCTTATGTACGGGAAGGCAGGCTATGCTAATCCGTTCTTCATTGCCTATGCGCCGGGTGTTGATTTGAAAGACGCCTGA
- a CDS encoding glycosyltransferase family 2 protein, translating into MGAIRSYRLRLQRKRWRIRAFRKRRELKCVVDRTDQIRPADILLFCTQRNEKIRLAYFLDYYRKQGVNHFFFVDNDSDDGAMEYLRSQPDVSLWHTTASYRRSRFGVDWLNWLQRKYAHGHWTLTLDPDEFLVYPFCDTRPLRALTDWLDASSIKSFSAMLLDMYPKGRLDSQPYHSGEDPIAIASWFDSGNYTMARNSAFANLWIQGGPRARVFFAEEPEKAPALNKVPLVKWDRKYVYVSSTHMLLPRGLNQVYDEWGGEKASGVLLHAKFIDTFGAKAAEELLREQHYAGSVEYKAYASRVEDNPQLWCKWSEKYINWRQLEILGLMSKGNWA; encoded by the coding sequence TTGGGTGCGATCCGATCATATCGCCTTAGGCTCCAGCGAAAGCGCTGGCGCATAAGAGCATTTAGAAAGCGGCGCGAGTTAAAATGCGTTGTGGACCGGACCGATCAAATTCGGCCTGCCGATATTCTGTTGTTTTGCACCCAGCGAAACGAGAAAATCCGTTTAGCCTACTTCCTTGATTACTACCGCAAGCAAGGCGTGAATCATTTCTTTTTCGTGGACAATGACAGTGACGATGGCGCGATGGAATATCTGCGGAGCCAACCCGATGTTTCGTTGTGGCATACAACCGCAAGCTATCGCCGCTCGAGGTTCGGGGTTGATTGGTTGAACTGGCTCCAGCGTAAGTATGCGCATGGTCATTGGACGCTGACCCTCGATCCGGACGAGTTTCTGGTTTATCCATTTTGCGACACACGCCCCCTGCGGGCACTGACGGACTGGCTTGATGCCTCTTCGATCAAATCGTTTTCCGCAATGCTGTTGGATATGTACCCTAAAGGCCGACTTGATTCGCAGCCCTACCACTCTGGTGAAGATCCAATTGCAATCGCTTCATGGTTTGACAGCGGGAACTATACGATGGCACGCAATTCGGCCTTCGCGAACCTGTGGATACAGGGCGGGCCGCGCGCGCGTGTGTTTTTTGCGGAGGAGCCGGAAAAGGCGCCAGCCTTGAATAAGGTGCCGTTGGTCAAATGGGACCGCAAATACGTCTATGTCAGCTCAACTCATATGCTGCTGCCAAGGGGCCTCAATCAGGTATACGACGAGTGGGGAGGCGAAAAGGCGAGCGGTGTTTTGCTGCATGCCAAGTTTATTGATACCTTTGGCGCCAAGGCCGCGGAGGAATTACTGCGCGAGCAGCATTATGCAGGATCGGTCGAATACAAAGCGTATGCATCACGGGTCGAGGATAACCCGCAGCTGTGGTGCAAGTGGAGCGAGAAATACATAAACTGGCGTCAGCTAGAAATACTGGGTCTAATGTCCAAGGGAAACTGGGCATGA
- the galU gene encoding UTP--glucose-1-phosphate uridylyltransferase GalU — MSNKVTTAIFPVAGMGTRFLPATKSVPKEIMTLVDRPLIQYAIDEARAAGITEFIFVTSRGKGALEDYFDLAPNLEDELRRNGKHDMLKVLEETNMDSGAIAYVRQHKALGLGHAVWCARRLIGDQPFAVILPDDVISAKKPCLQQMVEAYEETGGNMVAAMEVAPDKTSSYGILDVESDEGNLLDVKGMVEKPKAEESPSNLAVIGRYILSPSVLKNLDDMKQGAGGEIQLTDAIAVELEQKRKVYGFRFEGQRFDCGSKSGFLQATVAYGLARPELRDDLAAYLRDIAPSL, encoded by the coding sequence ATGAGCAATAAAGTAACAACAGCGATTTTCCCTGTTGCGGGTATGGGCACACGCTTTTTGCCCGCTACCAAGTCTGTCCCGAAAGAGATTATGACTCTGGTTGATCGTCCGCTGATCCAGTACGCTATCGACGAGGCACGTGCCGCGGGCATTACGGAATTTATCTTTGTTACCTCGCGGGGCAAAGGTGCGCTTGAGGACTATTTTGATCTCGCGCCAAACCTTGAAGACGAACTGCGCCGCAACGGCAAGCATGACATGCTGAAGGTTCTGGAAGAGACTAACATGGACAGCGGTGCCATTGCTTATGTCCGCCAGCACAAGGCGCTGGGCCTCGGCCATGCTGTTTGGTGTGCGCGCCGTCTCATCGGCGACCAGCCGTTTGCGGTCATCCTGCCTGACGATGTAATTTCTGCCAAGAAGCCGTGCTTGCAGCAGATGGTCGAGGCCTATGAGGAAACTGGTGGTAACATGGTCGCGGCGATGGAAGTCGCGCCAGACAAAACATCATCTTACGGCATTCTGGATGTCGAATCTGACGAGGGCAATTTGCTTGATGTCAAAGGTATGGTGGAGAAGCCAAAGGCGGAGGAATCACCTTCGAACCTCGCCGTTATCGGGCGTTATATCCTGTCCCCATCAGTTCTCAAAAACCTTGATGATATGAAGCAGGGCGCGGGCGGAGAGATTCAACTGACAGATGCGATTGCTGTAGAGCTGGAACAGAAGCGCAAGGTTTACGGGTTCCGTTTTGAGGGCCAGCGGTTTGATTGTGGCTCTAAGTCTGGATTTTTGCAGGCTACAGTCGCTTATGGCCTGGCGCGGCCTGAGCTGCGCGATGACTTGGCCGCGTATCTGCGCGACATCGCACCGAGCCTGTAA
- a CDS encoding glycosyltransferase family 4 protein, which produces MLRRAGRVWTGVDRVELAYLAALIDGPVPVWGLARTPVGYVLLDRTALIRFHLLLTGNEPYSSPDLLSRMVRGLHPVARAALTDARKLSVARCLPGGLAGMLRKWLPVGVAYLNTGHSNLSARVLEAVRAIPYARIAVFVHDVIPMEYPHYQREGTVEVFEQKMRRVRAHADLLIYNSEDTRMRTERVMAEWGAVPQGIVAHLGTTPPVPDPLALPEGVRPESPYFITVGTIEPRKNHALLLDVWENLGSNAPMLLICGGRGWNNAEVFARLDALAPQSRVREISGLEDRALAALVQGAQALLFPSHAEGFGLPAVEALMLGTPVICTEIATFREILGKSAVYVDDSSCQLWHDVIVNWSKQAQDTLGTSGFVAPSWEAHFKITLRLT; this is translated from the coding sequence TTGTTGCGGCGGGCTGGTCGAGTTTGGACAGGCGTCGACCGCGTTGAGCTTGCTTACCTTGCGGCCTTGATTGACGGGCCTGTCCCTGTTTGGGGGCTGGCCCGTACGCCCGTCGGCTATGTTTTACTGGACCGTACGGCGCTGATCCGGTTTCATCTGCTGCTGACGGGGAATGAGCCTTACTCTTCTCCCGATCTGCTATCGCGCATGGTGCGGGGCTTGCATCCGGTTGCGCGGGCTGCGTTGACCGATGCGCGAAAGCTGTCCGTAGCGCGGTGTCTGCCGGGAGGATTGGCTGGCATGTTGCGCAAGTGGCTGCCTGTCGGGGTGGCCTATCTCAATACAGGGCATAGCAATCTTTCGGCCCGGGTTTTGGAGGCGGTACGTGCGATTCCGTATGCGCGGATCGCGGTATTTGTGCACGACGTGATCCCGATGGAATATCCCCACTACCAACGGGAAGGCACTGTCGAGGTGTTTGAGCAAAAGATGCGTCGCGTGCGCGCGCATGCTGATCTGCTAATCTACAATTCCGAGGATACACGGATGCGTACCGAACGGGTGATGGCGGAGTGGGGGGCGGTGCCGCAGGGGATTGTTGCGCACTTAGGGACAACGCCGCCAGTACCTGACCCGCTTGCATTACCTGAAGGGGTCCGGCCAGAGAGCCCGTATTTCATCACTGTAGGAACGATTGAGCCGCGCAAAAATCATGCGCTGTTGCTCGATGTTTGGGAAAATTTAGGTTCGAATGCCCCTATGCTGCTGATCTGTGGCGGCCGCGGCTGGAATAATGCAGAGGTATTCGCGCGGCTTGATGCGCTGGCTCCCCAGTCGCGCGTGCGTGAGATTAGCGGATTGGAGGACCGCGCGCTCGCGGCTCTTGTTCAGGGGGCGCAGGCGTTGCTGTTTCCCAGTCATGCGGAGGGGTTTGGGCTGCCAGCCGTCGAGGCGTTGATGTTAGGGACGCCGGTGATATGTACGGAAATTGCTACATTCCGAGAAATCTTGGGAAAGAGTGCTGTTTATGTTGATGATTCCTCTTGTCAGCTATGGCATGATGTAATTGTGAATTGGTCTAAACAGGCTCAGGACACGCTTGGAACCAGTGGTTTTGTCGCCCCCTCATGGGAGGCGCATTTCAAGATTACATTAAGGCTAACCTGA
- a CDS encoding sulfotransferase family 2 domain-containing protein: protein MTARFNSFVVFAEMRTGSNFLEANLNAFTGIRCHGEAFNPHFIGYPNTTSILGVDQEARDADPVTLLRQIKHDPSAMGGFRYFHDHDPRVLDLVLDDPAVAKIILTRNPVESYISWKIAQATGQWKLTDLKAQKTAQVEFDAGEFEIHLEALQSFQLLLMNRLQTSGQTAFYVAYEDLQSVDVMNGIASYLGVAEMLEALDDSLKKQNPSPLSQKVSNYAAMEQALGRLDKFDLTRTPNFEPRRGANIPGYVTGIKAPLLFMPIAGGPQQEVRRWLAALDGEKQNALGMKMVQKDLRQWKRQNTGHRSFAILRHPLLRAHDVFCQRILNSGKGGYLQLRRTLVRRYKLPLPEEGQENSIDAATHRTAFMAFLNFLKGNLAGQTAVRVDPAWATQAQAVQGFGEFTLPDVIMREETLASELSALAASVGYENTPRVEPAALHGAHSLEEIYDEEIEALCADVYQRDYMMFGFGSWR from the coding sequence ATGACCGCACGTTTTAACAGCTTTGTTGTTTTTGCAGAGATGCGCACAGGCTCGAATTTTCTCGAGGCAAATTTGAACGCGTTCACTGGTATCAGATGCCATGGAGAGGCGTTTAATCCTCATTTTATAGGCTATCCTAACACTACCAGTATTTTGGGTGTAGATCAGGAGGCACGTGATGCAGATCCCGTGACCCTTCTACGCCAGATCAAACATGATCCGTCAGCGATGGGCGGTTTCAGGTACTTCCATGACCATGACCCCCGTGTTCTTGACCTTGTTCTTGATGATCCGGCAGTGGCCAAAATCATCCTGACGCGAAATCCGGTAGAGAGTTATATCAGCTGGAAAATCGCTCAGGCCACGGGCCAGTGGAAGCTGACAGATTTGAAAGCGCAGAAGACAGCTCAGGTGGAATTCGACGCAGGCGAGTTCGAGATCCATCTTGAGGCGCTTCAATCGTTTCAGTTGCTGCTCATGAACCGTCTCCAAACCAGCGGGCAGACGGCTTTTTATGTAGCGTATGAAGATCTTCAGAGCGTCGATGTAATGAACGGGATTGCCAGCTATTTGGGCGTGGCAGAGATGCTGGAGGCGCTGGACGATAGCCTCAAGAAGCAAAATCCAAGCCCTCTATCGCAGAAGGTTAGTAATTACGCTGCAATGGAACAGGCGCTGGGCAGGCTCGACAAGTTCGACCTGACACGAACCCCGAATTTTGAGCCGCGGCGGGGTGCGAATATCCCCGGTTATGTAACAGGAATCAAAGCGCCGTTATTGTTCATGCCGATTGCAGGCGGTCCCCAGCAAGAAGTGCGCCGTTGGCTGGCGGCCCTCGACGGTGAGAAACAGAACGCGCTGGGCATGAAGATGGTGCAGAAAGACCTGCGCCAGTGGAAACGACAGAATACGGGGCATCGGAGTTTCGCGATACTTCGGCATCCGCTATTGCGTGCACATGATGTATTTTGTCAGCGCATTCTTAACTCTGGTAAGGGCGGGTATCTTCAGTTGCGTCGCACGCTTGTGCGCCGTTACAAACTACCCCTACCTGAAGAAGGACAAGAGAATAGCATTGATGCGGCAACCCACCGTACCGCATTTATGGCTTTTTTGAATTTCCTAAAGGGAAACCTTGCGGGGCAAACGGCGGTTCGGGTTGACCCGGCGTGGGCCACACAAGCTCAAGCGGTACAAGGCTTTGGCGAATTTACGCTGCCTGACGTGATCATGCGCGAAGAGACGCTTGCTAGCGAACTGTCGGCGCTCGCTGCGAGTGTGGGGTATGAAAATACGCCGCGTGTGGAGCCTGCGGCTCTGCATGGCGCGCACTCACTCGAAGAGATCTATGATGAAGAGATTGAGGCGCTCTGCGCTGACGTATACCAGCGCGATTATATGATGTTCGGGTTTGGCAGTTGGCGCTAG